In a single window of the Streptomyces sp. NBC_00285 genome:
- a CDS encoding polyphosphate kinase 2 family protein has translation MAKKGSKAREETALREVLRVPGGKPVDLSAYDARDTPAGPRDKQAGRAAMSTLASPLADLQERLWAASTAGDRRRILLVLQGMDTSGKGGTVKHVIGLFNPSGCRIHAFKAPTPKELEHPFLWRIKRVLPQAGELGIFDRSHYEDVLIARVRALAPPAEIERRYDEINRFEKSLTDDGVTVIKCFLHISYDEQRERLLKRLDRPDKHWKFHVSDIDERALWPAYQQAYETALERCSTPHAPWHLVPADRKWYRDWAVSRLLLEHLSELDPRYPEADFDVEEARRRLLER, from the coding sequence ATGGCGAAGAAGGGCTCGAAGGCCCGCGAGGAGACCGCTCTGCGCGAGGTGTTGCGCGTGCCGGGCGGCAAGCCGGTGGACCTGTCCGCGTACGACGCCCGGGACACCCCGGCCGGTCCCCGTGACAAGCAGGCGGGCCGGGCCGCGATGTCCACCCTGGCCTCCCCGCTGGCCGACCTCCAGGAACGCCTGTGGGCGGCGAGCACGGCGGGCGACCGGCGCCGGATCCTGCTGGTGCTGCAGGGCATGGACACCAGCGGCAAGGGCGGCACGGTCAAGCACGTCATCGGCCTGTTCAACCCGTCCGGCTGCCGCATCCACGCCTTCAAGGCACCCACGCCCAAGGAACTCGAACACCCCTTCCTGTGGCGCATCAAGAGGGTCCTGCCGCAAGCCGGCGAGCTGGGCATCTTCGACCGCTCGCACTACGAGGACGTCCTCATCGCCCGGGTCCGCGCACTCGCCCCGCCCGCCGAGATCGAGCGCCGCTACGACGAGATCAACCGGTTCGAGAAGTCCCTCACCGACGACGGCGTCACCGTCATCAAGTGCTTCCTGCACATCTCGTACGACGAACAGCGCGAGCGTCTCCTCAAGCGCCTGGACCGCCCGGACAAGCACTGGAAGTTCCACGTCTCGGACATCGACGAGCGCGCCCTGTGGCCCGCCTACCAGCAGGCCTACGAGACCGCCCTGGAGCGCTGCTCGACACCGCACGCCCCCTGGCACCTGGTTCCCGCCGACCGCAAGTGGTACCGCGACTGGGCGGTCAGCCGTCTTCTGCTGGAACACCTGTCGGAGCTGGACCCGCGCTACCCGGAGGCGGACTTCGACGTGGAGGAGGCCCGCAGGCGGCTGCTCGAACGGTGA